A part of Caviibacter abscessus genomic DNA contains:
- the def gene encoding peptide deformylase — MELQIYGAKILRTVTRALEPEEINDDLRKVLDDMVRTMRLANGVGLASTQVGIDRRYFVMEIDEIVKKCINPEILEILDKNVSVDEGCLSIPGIFKKVSRPDKIKVKYLNEYGEEVIEEMQGLWAKAFQHETDHINGMMYIDRLTPVNRNLIRKKLEIIKKNSKPKKFD, encoded by the coding sequence ATGGAATTACAAATATATGGAGCAAAAATATTAAGAACGGTAACAAGAGCTTTGGAGCCAGAAGAAATAAATGATGATTTAAGAAAAGTTTTAGATGACATGGTAAGAACTATGCGTCTTGCAAATGGTGTAGGGCTTGCTTCAACACAAGTTGGAATAGATAGAAGATATTTTGTTATGGAAATAGATGAGATAGTAAAAAAATGTATAAATCCTGAAATACTTGAAATACTTGATAAAAATGTATCAGTAGATGAGGGATGTTTATCTATACCAGGAATTTTTAAAAAAGTTTCTAGACCTGATAAAATAAAAGTTAAGTATTTAAATGAATATGGAGAAGAAGTTATTGAAGAGATGCAAGGATTATGGGCTAAGGCATTTCAGCATGAAACAGACCATATAAATGGTATGATGTACATTGATCGTTTAACGCCTGTAAATAGAAATTTAATTAGAAAAAAATTAGAAATAATAAAGAAAAACAGTAAACCCAAAAAATTTGATTAG